Proteins co-encoded in one Cygnus olor isolate bCygOlo1 chromosome 6, bCygOlo1.pri.v2, whole genome shotgun sequence genomic window:
- the ACKR3 gene encoding atypical chemokine receptor 3 isoform X1: protein MRLAPPHGAVLPDSFNNLSSTYDPLQLPSDLPAHPAAPGPGAGGGAGPGRAALWRRFPIAAIRPGRRRAALTRCQRRAAEVTRTRKRANMSALDLTSILDFLEKANLTEINWMCNNSDCITVDATTCPGTLNKSALLYTLSFFCIFIFVIGLVANSVVVWVNLQAKMTGYETHLYIFNLAVADLCVVITLPVWVVSLVQHNQWHMGEITCKITHLIFSINLYGSIFFLACMSVDRYLSVAYFTNSSNRKQKIVRRCICILVWLLAFSASLPDTYFLKTVSSNNETYCRPVYPEESFKEWLIGMELISVVLGFLIPFPVIALFYFLLAKAISASSDQERKSSGKIIFSYVVVFLVCWLPYHATVLLDIFYSLHFIPFSCQMENFLYATLHITQCFSLVHCCVNPILYSFINRNYRYELMKAFIFKYSAKTGLTKLIDASRVSEAEYSALEQNAK from the exons ATGCGCCTCGCACCCCCTCATGGGGCCGTGCTCCCCGACTCATTTAACAATTTATCTTCCACGTACGATCCCCTGCAACTCCCCTCAGACCTCCCAGCCCACCCGGCTGCCCcagggccgggggcgggcggcggggccgggccgggccgggccgccctCTGGAGGCGGTTCCCCATCGCCGCCATAAggcccgggcggcggcgggcggcgctcACTCGCTGCCAGCGCCGGGCTGCTGAG GTCACTCGAACCCGGAAGCGAGCGAACATGAGTGCACTTGATTTGACTTCAATCCTTGATTTTCTGGAGAAGGCCAACTTAACGGAGATCAACTGGATGTGCAACAACAGCGACTGCATCACAGTCGATGCAACAACATGCCCTGGCACACTAAACAAGAGCGCCCTGCTCTACACCCTATccttcttctgcatttttatctttgtcATAGGGCTGGTGGCCAACTCTGTCGTGGTGTGGGTCAATCTGCAAGCCAAAATGACTGGCTATGAAACCCACCTCTATATCTTCAACTTGGCTGTTGCCGACCTGTGTGTCGTCATCACCCTTCCCGTCTGGGTTGTCTCCCTTGTCCAGCATAACCAGTGGCACATGGGAGAAATCACGTGCAAGATAACTCACCTTATATTTTCCATCAACTTGTACGGTAGCATCTTCTTCCTGGCATGCATGAGCGTGGACCGCTACCTCTCAGTAGCCTACTTCACCAATTCCAGCAATCGCAAGCAGAAGATAGTCCGTCGCTGCATCTGCATCCTGGTGTGGCTTCTTGCCTTCTCTGCATCTCTCCCAGACACCTATTTTCTTAAGACAGTCTCCTCCAACAACGAAACGTATTGCCGTCCCGTCTATCCAGAGGAGAGCTTCAAAGAGTGGTTGATTGGCATGGAGCTCATCTCTGTTGTGCTGGGCTTTCTTATCCCGTTCCCAGTCATTGCTCTCTTCTACTTCCTCCTTGCGAAGGCCATCTCAGCCTCCAGCGACCAGGAGAGGAAGAGCAGCGGGAAGATCATTTTCTCCTACGTAGTTGTGTTTCTCGTCTGCTGGCTACCCTACCACGCGACTGTCCTTCTTGACATCTTCTATAGCCTTCATTTCATACCCTTCAGTTGTCAAATGGAGAACTTCTTGTACGCCACGCTTCACATCACCCAGTGTTTCTCTCTAGTCCATTGCTGTGTCAACCCCATCCTGTATAGCTTCATTAACCGCAACTACAGATACGAGCTCATGAAAGCCTTTATTTTCAAGTACTCTGCCAAAACTGGCCTCACAAAGCTTATCGATGCTTCCAGAGTGTCGGAAGCAGAATACTCTGCTCTGGAGCAAAATGCCAAATGA
- the ACKR3 gene encoding atypical chemokine receptor 3 isoform X2, with the protein MSALDLTSILDFLEKANLTEINWMCNNSDCITVDATTCPGTLNKSALLYTLSFFCIFIFVIGLVANSVVVWVNLQAKMTGYETHLYIFNLAVADLCVVITLPVWVVSLVQHNQWHMGEITCKITHLIFSINLYGSIFFLACMSVDRYLSVAYFTNSSNRKQKIVRRCICILVWLLAFSASLPDTYFLKTVSSNNETYCRPVYPEESFKEWLIGMELISVVLGFLIPFPVIALFYFLLAKAISASSDQERKSSGKIIFSYVVVFLVCWLPYHATVLLDIFYSLHFIPFSCQMENFLYATLHITQCFSLVHCCVNPILYSFINRNYRYELMKAFIFKYSAKTGLTKLIDASRVSEAEYSALEQNAK; encoded by the coding sequence ATGAGTGCACTTGATTTGACTTCAATCCTTGATTTTCTGGAGAAGGCCAACTTAACGGAGATCAACTGGATGTGCAACAACAGCGACTGCATCACAGTCGATGCAACAACATGCCCTGGCACACTAAACAAGAGCGCCCTGCTCTACACCCTATccttcttctgcatttttatctttgtcATAGGGCTGGTGGCCAACTCTGTCGTGGTGTGGGTCAATCTGCAAGCCAAAATGACTGGCTATGAAACCCACCTCTATATCTTCAACTTGGCTGTTGCCGACCTGTGTGTCGTCATCACCCTTCCCGTCTGGGTTGTCTCCCTTGTCCAGCATAACCAGTGGCACATGGGAGAAATCACGTGCAAGATAACTCACCTTATATTTTCCATCAACTTGTACGGTAGCATCTTCTTCCTGGCATGCATGAGCGTGGACCGCTACCTCTCAGTAGCCTACTTCACCAATTCCAGCAATCGCAAGCAGAAGATAGTCCGTCGCTGCATCTGCATCCTGGTGTGGCTTCTTGCCTTCTCTGCATCTCTCCCAGACACCTATTTTCTTAAGACAGTCTCCTCCAACAACGAAACGTATTGCCGTCCCGTCTATCCAGAGGAGAGCTTCAAAGAGTGGTTGATTGGCATGGAGCTCATCTCTGTTGTGCTGGGCTTTCTTATCCCGTTCCCAGTCATTGCTCTCTTCTACTTCCTCCTTGCGAAGGCCATCTCAGCCTCCAGCGACCAGGAGAGGAAGAGCAGCGGGAAGATCATTTTCTCCTACGTAGTTGTGTTTCTCGTCTGCTGGCTACCCTACCACGCGACTGTCCTTCTTGACATCTTCTATAGCCTTCATTTCATACCCTTCAGTTGTCAAATGGAGAACTTCTTGTACGCCACGCTTCACATCACCCAGTGTTTCTCTCTAGTCCATTGCTGTGTCAACCCCATCCTGTATAGCTTCATTAACCGCAACTACAGATACGAGCTCATGAAAGCCTTTATTTTCAAGTACTCTGCCAAAACTGGCCTCACAAAGCTTATCGATGCTTCCAGAGTGTCGGAAGCAGAATACTCTGCTCTGGAGCAAAATGCCAAATGA